One window of Botrimarina mediterranea genomic DNA carries:
- a CDS encoding glycerophosphodiester phosphodiesterase, with product MQPLSIGVGASLAFWAVTVVTAQTPENLRHESPLEKFIIQAHRGAGMLMPENSIPAFEIAWGLGAAPEADLRTTRDGVIVAFHDNNLRRVLSDGDEAVRNQGIGDLTYQEVAALDVGRWRGEQYRGQRVPRMTDVYEILERHPDRLMYLDIKQVDFTQLASESKAVHRQLIVASTKYHELLQWKALAPDSPTLHWMGGSEDELRARFDKLEDEHFDGVDQLQIHVRFNAEGRMSPSEEFLRGVGEQLRRHGVLFQVFPWETKDPRYFERLLDLGVVSFATDYPDVTAETVRRYYQANDGRANDE from the coding sequence ATGCAGCCTCTCTCGATTGGCGTCGGCGCGTCGCTAGCCTTCTGGGCCGTCACTGTTGTAACCGCCCAGACGCCCGAAAACCTGCGGCACGAGTCGCCACTCGAAAAATTCATCATTCAAGCGCACCGCGGCGCCGGGATGCTGATGCCCGAGAACTCGATCCCGGCGTTCGAGATCGCCTGGGGCCTCGGCGCCGCGCCCGAAGCGGACCTTCGCACCACCCGCGATGGGGTGATCGTTGCGTTCCATGACAACAACCTCCGCCGGGTACTGTCCGACGGCGACGAGGCGGTACGCAATCAAGGGATCGGCGACCTCACGTATCAAGAAGTCGCGGCGCTCGATGTCGGCCGCTGGCGCGGAGAGCAATACCGCGGCCAGCGTGTGCCGCGGATGACCGACGTCTATGAAATTCTCGAGCGTCACCCGGACCGCTTGATGTACCTCGACATCAAGCAAGTTGACTTCACGCAACTCGCCAGCGAATCGAAGGCCGTGCATCGGCAGCTCATCGTAGCGAGCACCAAGTACCACGAGTTGTTGCAGTGGAAGGCGCTCGCTCCCGATTCACCAACGCTGCACTGGATGGGCGGCAGCGAGGATGAGCTCCGGGCGCGGTTCGACAAGCTTGAGGACGAACATTTCGACGGCGTCGATCAATTGCAGATTCATGTCCGCTTCAACGCCGAGGGCAGGATGTCGCCTTCGGAAGAATTCTTGAGGGGTGTCGGCGAACAATTGCGACGGCACGGCGTTCTCTTCCAGGTCTTTCCGTGGGAGACGAAAGACCCTCGCTACTTCGAGCGGCTGCTCGACTTGGGCGTCGTCAGTTTCGCGACCGACTACCCCGACGTGACGGCAGAGACGGTTCGACGCTACTACCAAGCAAACGACGGTCGGGCGAACGATGAGTGA
- a CDS encoding sugar-binding transcriptional regulator has protein sequence MAVTANGAAAPVYSDAQLIVAARMYYIDEMSQAEIGKTLGVSQAKVSRMLGLARQTGIVQISVAEYRPRSEELEAALVKRFKLRDAIVVRRLESQSIMELRTTIGYFAAPTVSTWVPSGATVAVAGGRTLRALAERMEPSQPTKGITVIQAMGSIDETTGSYDALEIGRRLATRWSGSFLALNTPAILEDAQVCRRLSEVDQVRKTLDRLNAATVAMVGIGNLQNSVFRERNALKTADVNKLTKAGAVGEIVGRFYDEEGRECDTPFKNRVIGVQLDALRRMKSVIGVVAGSDRTAALRAAIRGKILKSLVLDDAAAISLLESPS, from the coding sequence ATGGCAGTTACCGCAAACGGCGCCGCCGCGCCGGTCTACAGCGACGCTCAGCTCATCGTCGCTGCAAGGATGTACTACATCGATGAGATGTCGCAGGCCGAGATCGGCAAGACGCTCGGGGTCTCTCAAGCCAAGGTCTCCCGGATGCTGGGACTTGCGCGGCAGACGGGCATCGTCCAGATCTCGGTCGCCGAGTACCGGCCGCGGAGTGAGGAACTCGAAGCCGCGCTGGTAAAACGCTTCAAGCTGCGTGACGCGATCGTGGTCCGCCGCCTCGAGTCGCAGTCGATCATGGAGCTACGCACGACGATTGGCTATTTCGCCGCGCCAACGGTCTCAACCTGGGTACCGTCCGGCGCGACGGTCGCCGTTGCCGGTGGAAGGACGCTACGGGCCTTGGCCGAGCGGATGGAGCCCTCGCAACCCACCAAGGGCATCACCGTCATCCAGGCGATGGGGAGCATCGACGAGACGACGGGCAGTTACGACGCGTTGGAGATCGGCCGTCGGCTGGCGACACGGTGGTCGGGTTCGTTCCTTGCGCTCAACACGCCAGCGATCCTTGAAGACGCCCAGGTCTGCCGGCGGTTGTCGGAGGTCGACCAGGTCCGCAAAACGCTCGACCGGCTCAATGCGGCGACCGTCGCGATGGTGGGCATTGGCAATCTCCAGAACTCGGTATTCCGCGAACGCAATGCCTTAAAGACCGCCGACGTCAACAAGCTGACGAAAGCCGGCGCCGTGGGTGAGATCGTCGGCCGCTTCTACGACGAGGAGGGGCGGGAGTGCGACACTCCCTTTAAGAACCGGGTGATCGGCGTCCAACTCGACGCGCTACGGCGGATGAAGTCTGTCATTGGCGTCGTTGCCGGCAGTGATCGTACCGCGGCGCTACGCGCGGCGATCCGTGGAAAGATCCTGAAGTCGCTCGTGCTCGACGACGCGGCGGCGATTTCGCTGCTGGAGTCCCCTAGCTAA
- a CDS encoding glycerol-3-phosphate responsive antiterminator has product MPSLIQRCFAKPVIPVLWDATQHIEILRHSSAVFLQGGKLTELSRVMSVFRDPRLEHVALFLHIDLVAGLENNEAGLEYLAEFSQLTGIVSVHHHLAAAAKKMNLLTVVRLFLSDTRAVERGLAVVGKSKPHAIEILPAAVAVKVAGDFRSQPIPRITGGLCRTEADVTEAINSGCLAVTSTSPTLWALNAHPSKS; this is encoded by the coding sequence ATGCCAAGCCTCATCCAACGCTGTTTCGCGAAGCCGGTCATCCCGGTCCTCTGGGATGCGACACAGCACATTGAAATCCTGCGGCACTCCAGCGCCGTGTTTCTACAGGGGGGCAAGCTCACCGAACTGTCCCGCGTTATGTCGGTGTTCCGTGACCCGCGGCTAGAGCACGTCGCCTTGTTCCTGCACATCGACCTCGTTGCGGGTCTCGAGAACAACGAGGCTGGGCTGGAATACTTGGCCGAGTTCAGCCAACTCACCGGCATCGTCTCCGTGCATCATCACCTCGCCGCGGCGGCGAAGAAGATGAACCTGCTAACCGTGGTGAGGCTTTTTCTCTCCGACACCCGCGCTGTCGAGCGTGGCCTAGCGGTCGTCGGGAAATCAAAGCCGCACGCTATCGAGATTCTGCCCGCCGCCGTCGCGGTGAAAGTCGCCGGCGACTTTCGCTCGCAACCGATTCCTCGGATCACGGGCGGGCTGTGCCGCACCGAAGCCGACGTTACCGAAGCGATCAACAGTGGCTGCTTAGCGGTCACAAGCACGAGCCCCACTCTCTGGGCCCTCAACGCTCACCCCAGTAAGAGTTAG
- a CDS encoding MFS transporter, producing the protein MTGLLARLRRFYAPPTSAPRLPEPEVRARYPVYRWRAMEATFLGYAMYYLVRNNIGTVAKDMETSLLYSKSMIGDILAVTAISYGLSKFLMGSVSDRSDARKFMATGLLLSAILNFAFGASSDYYVHLSLWALNGFVQGMGWPPCGRSMGHWFSESERGLTFSIWNVSHNVGGGVAGVLAAWAVMEFGGWRFAFYAPGTVALVGAAYIFLRLRDTPQSVGLPPIEEYRNDYPLGHNAETDEVELTFRELFFDKVLLNKYVWVLALANFFAYITRYSMLDWGPTYLREVKGASLGGGGLAILAVEFGGIPSTILLGWLSDSLGGRRCMIAALCMIPVFGAFLAILFTPPGYYWIDMLMLMLITIGFFIYPVINLIVIAALDIVSKKAIGTAAGFIGLFGYAGRTVQAKGFGWAVDHYGAEGGAAAGWNVVLWSILVCAALAFLLLAAVWNLRTRPE; encoded by the coding sequence ATGACCGGACTACTTGCGCGGCTCCGCCGCTTCTATGCCCCGCCAACCTCGGCGCCTCGACTGCCCGAACCAGAGGTTCGCGCGCGATATCCCGTCTATCGCTGGCGGGCCATGGAGGCGACGTTCCTTGGCTACGCGATGTACTACCTGGTGCGTAACAACATCGGGACCGTCGCCAAGGACATGGAGACGTCGCTCCTCTACAGCAAGTCGATGATCGGCGACATCCTCGCCGTGACAGCGATAAGCTACGGCCTCAGCAAGTTTTTGATGGGGTCGGTCTCCGACCGGAGCGACGCCCGCAAGTTCATGGCGACGGGGCTGCTGCTGTCGGCGATCCTTAATTTCGCGTTCGGCGCTTCGTCGGACTATTACGTCCACCTCTCGCTATGGGCCCTGAACGGCTTCGTTCAAGGGATGGGCTGGCCCCCGTGCGGTCGTAGCATGGGGCATTGGTTCAGCGAGTCCGAACGCGGCCTGACGTTCAGCATCTGGAACGTCTCGCATAACGTTGGCGGCGGCGTCGCTGGAGTACTGGCGGCGTGGGCGGTGATGGAGTTTGGCGGGTGGCGATTCGCTTTCTATGCTCCCGGGACCGTCGCGCTAGTAGGCGCCGCCTATATCTTTTTGCGACTGCGAGATACGCCGCAATCGGTCGGCTTGCCGCCGATCGAGGAGTACCGCAACGATTATCCGCTCGGGCACAACGCCGAGACGGACGAAGTCGAGTTGACGTTCCGTGAGCTCTTCTTCGACAAGGTGCTACTGAACAAGTACGTTTGGGTGCTGGCGCTGGCGAATTTCTTCGCCTACATCACCAGGTACAGCATGCTCGACTGGGGACCAACTTATCTACGTGAGGTGAAAGGGGCGTCTCTTGGCGGCGGCGGGTTGGCGATCTTGGCCGTGGAGTTCGGCGGCATTCCCTCGACCATCCTGCTGGGTTGGCTATCGGACAGTCTCGGCGGGCGTCGATGCATGATCGCGGCGCTGTGCATGATCCCGGTGTTCGGTGCGTTCCTGGCGATCCTGTTCACGCCTCCCGGCTACTATTGGATCGACATGCTGATGCTGATGCTGATCACGATCGGCTTCTTTATCTATCCGGTTATCAACCTGATTGTGATCGCGGCGCTCGACATCGTCTCGAAGAAAGCGATCGGCACCGCGGCGGGCTTTATTGGCCTGTTCGGCTACGCCGGACGCACGGTGCAGGCCAAGGGGTTCGGTTGGGCCGTCGATCACTACGGCGCCGAGGGGGGCGCCGCAGCGGGGTGGAACGTCGTGCTTTGGTCGATTCTTGTCTGCGCAGCGCTGGCGTTCTTGCTTCTGGCCGCTGTGTGGAATCTGCGGACAAGGCCTGAGTAA
- a CDS encoding lamin tail domain-containing protein, translating to MKKIFAAALAACLAPAFADADVIISEIMWNPNGGESGLQEWIEITNTGESDVDLTGWVYADTQDNHFSDPFAAGTSLAAGASAVIVGQSEAVFQSIWGSGIPVITYTGGPANGISLANGGAADNETVAIFDASSNLIDEVNYESNINGWPATDGSVVNGQSIYLLPNAFSTAANDVGSNWAESVAGVDGAYTALISNPDINTTLLDVASPGVALIVPEPSTVALAALAALGLGRRIS from the coding sequence ATGAAGAAAATTTTTGCCGCAGCACTCGCAGCGTGTCTGGCGCCGGCTTTCGCCGACGCCGACGTCATCATCTCTGAGATCATGTGGAACCCCAACGGCGGTGAATCAGGTCTGCAAGAGTGGATCGAGATCACCAACACCGGCGAGTCGGATGTCGATCTCACCGGCTGGGTGTACGCCGATACTCAAGACAATCACTTCTCCGATCCGTTCGCTGCCGGTACATCGCTCGCCGCCGGCGCGTCGGCGGTCATCGTTGGACAATCCGAAGCGGTGTTCCAGTCGATCTGGGGCTCGGGCATCCCGGTGATCACTTACACGGGCGGTCCCGCGAATGGCATCTCTCTCGCCAACGGCGGAGCAGCAGATAACGAGACCGTCGCGATCTTCGACGCGTCGAGCAATCTGATTGACGAAGTCAACTACGAGTCCAACATCAACGGCTGGCCAGCTACTGACGGTAGCGTCGTCAACGGCCAGTCGATCTACCTGCTGCCGAATGCTTTCTCCACCGCCGCAAACGACGTCGGCTCGAATTGGGCGGAGTCGGTCGCGGGCGTCGATGGCGCGTACACGGCTCTGATCTCTAACCCGGACATTAATACGACGCTCCTGGATGTGGCGTCACCCGGCGTCGCCTTGATTGTACCCGAGCCTTCGACCGTGGCGCTTGCCGCTCTGGCGGCGCTGGGCTTGGGGCGTCGCATTTCCTAA
- a CDS encoding glycerophosphodiester phosphodiesterase — MGLSLASGAAQAQLITAHRGASYDAPENTLAAFKLAWEQGADAFEGDFYLTADGKIVCGHDKDAKRVAGSPLVMEKSTADELRALDVGSWKGAQWKGERMPLFKDVLDVVGDGRIFVEIKSGPKIVAPLLKQLGESGIPEDRITIICFNEAVTAECERLAPQIKTHWLTGFKKQKDGAWAPSVDEVLAKLKASRADGFGVQANPEHVDAEFLAKLADEGYDEFHVWTVDDADVARYYQKLGAWGITTNRPAWLREQLGLRKQLGLREKQHGLRAGGQ, encoded by the coding sequence ATGGGTCTTAGCCTAGCAAGCGGCGCTGCGCAAGCGCAGCTCATCACTGCGCACCGTGGCGCGTCGTATGACGCTCCGGAGAACACACTCGCCGCCTTCAAGCTCGCCTGGGAGCAAGGGGCGGACGCCTTCGAGGGAGATTTCTATCTCACCGCTGACGGGAAGATCGTCTGCGGGCACGACAAGGACGCCAAGCGAGTCGCTGGCAGCCCGCTGGTGATGGAGAAATCGACGGCCGACGAGCTGCGGGCATTGGATGTCGGGTCTTGGAAGGGCGCCCAGTGGAAGGGCGAACGGATGCCTTTGTTCAAGGACGTGCTCGACGTTGTCGGTGACGGTCGCATCTTTGTCGAGATCAAGAGCGGCCCGAAGATCGTCGCCCCGCTCCTCAAGCAACTCGGCGAGTCGGGCATCCCCGAGGACCGGATCACGATCATTTGTTTCAACGAAGCGGTCACTGCCGAGTGCGAACGGCTAGCGCCCCAGATCAAGACCCACTGGCTGACGGGCTTCAAGAAGCAGAAGGACGGCGCCTGGGCCCCGAGCGTCGATGAGGTCCTCGCCAAGCTGAAGGCTTCACGCGCCGATGGCTTCGGCGTCCAGGCCAACCCCGAACACGTCGACGCCGAGTTCCTCGCCAAGCTGGCCGATGAAGGGTACGACGAGTTCCATGTCTGGACCGTCGATGACGCCGATGTAGCACGGTACTACCAGAAGCTAGGCGCGTGGGGCATCACTACCAACCGCCCGGCTTGGCTTCGAGAGCAACTTGGGCTTCGAAAGCAACTCGGGCTCCGAGAGAAGCAGCACGGGCTGCGTGCCGGCGGCCAGTAA
- a CDS encoding lamin tail domain-containing protein, with protein sequence MAQTRSHTTPLLRCATGIVLAFTLVVSVARGDVIISEIMYNAAGSDSGSGFNKEWYELYNTGDTEVNLTGWRVGDSQDGQWASAFPFGTSIAPGGTLVVTGDATTFDNQWGPGINRIQVGSFPALANSPSPNNETVAIRDAFGAIRDEVNLDQNNGWHRIDGTQGATLSLRPEGLSATANDSGANWLPAAWGAYGASLSDYNGELNHGSPGFVETTPQAPFAPSPDAAWSMAVIPDSQNYSKSSIHAGKFTQMTEWVRDNREAYNIQVVLHEGDIVNNNRTSNPSSGDQTSAQQWANAKASMSVLDGHLPYIMAGGNHDYGTTDAQDRQTYYNDYFKATDNPLIDPAQGGMLTGVMNDGELQNAYFDFVAPDGRKMLVLNLEWEPRPETVAWANSIAALPEYADHTAILLTHAYLTGTNSRYTSSRVAADASGSELWTELVQGNANFEMVFNGHFGGDGSGTLTSAASGHVVHQMFFNTQFETQGGNGWIRIVEFLEDGETVRVRTYSPVLGIERTDPQWSFEFKISDLPSPNIAGDYNGDGFVDAADYTVWRDTLGSTTELAADGDGNGTVNQLDYDVWVENFGAQQGGSPLPTPEPTALVLLIAGVGMLPITRTRRGVCPQHWHVRRVAA encoded by the coding sequence ATGGCGCAAACTCGCTCGCATACGACCCCTCTGCTGCGCTGCGCCACTGGCATCGTCTTGGCGTTTACATTGGTCGTGAGCGTCGCCCGTGGCGACGTCATCATCAGCGAGATCATGTACAACGCGGCCGGGTCTGACTCGGGCTCGGGGTTCAATAAGGAGTGGTACGAGCTCTACAACACGGGCGACACCGAGGTCAACCTGACGGGGTGGCGTGTCGGCGACTCTCAGGACGGCCAGTGGGCATCGGCCTTCCCCTTCGGCACGTCGATCGCCCCGGGCGGCACATTGGTCGTTACGGGCGACGCGACAACCTTCGACAACCAATGGGGTCCGGGCATCAACCGCATCCAGGTCGGCAGCTTCCCGGCGCTCGCCAACTCGCCAAGCCCAAACAACGAAACGGTCGCAATCCGCGACGCGTTCGGCGCCATCCGCGATGAGGTCAACCTCGATCAGAACAACGGCTGGCACCGCATCGACGGCACGCAAGGGGCGACGCTCTCGCTCCGGCCCGAGGGGCTGTCGGCCACGGCCAATGACAGCGGCGCCAACTGGCTCCCTGCAGCGTGGGGCGCGTATGGCGCGTCCCTCAGCGATTACAACGGTGAACTCAATCACGGGTCGCCGGGTTTTGTCGAAACGACCCCCCAGGCCCCGTTCGCGCCTTCGCCCGACGCCGCTTGGTCGATGGCGGTGATCCCAGACTCGCAGAACTACTCCAAGTCGTCGATCCACGCTGGGAAGTTCACGCAGATGACCGAATGGGTCCGCGACAACCGCGAGGCCTACAACATCCAGGTCGTGCTGCACGAAGGGGACATCGTCAACAACAACCGCACGAGCAACCCGAGTTCGGGCGACCAGACCAGCGCGCAGCAGTGGGCCAACGCCAAGGCGTCGATGAGCGTGCTCGATGGCCACCTCCCCTACATCATGGCGGGCGGCAACCACGATTACGGCACGACCGACGCTCAAGACCGGCAGACCTATTACAACGATTATTTCAAGGCGACCGACAACCCGCTGATCGATCCGGCGCAAGGCGGGATGCTCACGGGCGTGATGAACGACGGCGAATTGCAGAACGCCTACTTCGACTTCGTGGCGCCCGACGGGCGAAAGATGCTGGTCCTCAACCTTGAGTGGGAGCCTCGTCCCGAAACTGTTGCCTGGGCCAACTCGATCGCGGCGCTCCCCGAATACGCCGATCACACCGCCATTCTCCTCACGCACGCGTACCTGACTGGCACGAACTCCCGTTACACTAGCAGCAGAGTAGCGGCTGACGCCTCTGGATCGGAGCTGTGGACCGAGCTCGTCCAGGGGAACGCCAACTTCGAGATGGTCTTCAACGGCCACTTCGGAGGTGACGGATCCGGGACGCTGACAAGCGCCGCCAGTGGGCACGTCGTGCATCAGATGTTCTTCAACACGCAGTTCGAGACTCAAGGCGGCAATGGATGGATCCGCATCGTTGAGTTTCTCGAGGACGGCGAGACGGTCCGCGTCCGGACCTATTCGCCCGTGTTGGGCATCGAGCGGACCGACCCCCAGTGGAGCTTCGAGTTCAAGATCTCGGACCTGCCGTCGCCCAACATCGCGGGTGACTACAACGGCGATGGTTTCGTTGACGCCGCCGACTACACCGTGTGGCGCGACACGCTGGGTTCGACGACGGAACTCGCCGCCGACGGCGACGGCAACGGGACGGTGAACCAACTGGATTACGACGTCTGGGTGGAGAACTTCGGCGCCCAGCAAGGCGGCTCCCCGCTGCCAACCCCCGAGCCAACGGCCTTGGTGCTGCTGATTGCCGGCGTCGGGATGCTGCCGATCACCCGCACTCGGCGTGGGGTGTGCCCGCAGCATTGGCACGTGCGTCGTGTCGCGGCCTAA
- a CDS encoding DUF1559 family PulG-like putative transporter encodes MYHSFQRRHTACPKRRAFGFTLVELLVVIAIIGILVAMLLPAVQAAREAARRAQCQNNFKQLGLGALNYELTNKELPPSYLRVYAGVPLRPKGHSTLTFILPYVEETTLADAYDWEQDWDQADPSKPLDNRTITNTRVPSFICPTVSDSRLEYPGTFDYGVCDKMLVNNDYGLDELLESGAVQPRPNADGQYVSLLFTKVKNAGSSKETFIMPKLRHATDGLSQTFMWFESAGRPLKYTAGKPQANARGEAILTQGGDSWGNWENWYSVHDRCGNSFMNCHNNEEIYSFHEGGAFFGMGDGAVRFFSESIDPDVFVSLFTRDSGDVIDASRI; translated from the coding sequence ATGTACCACTCCTTCCAACGGCGCCACACGGCGTGTCCTAAGCGGCGTGCCTTCGGCTTCACGCTTGTTGAGCTGCTGGTCGTCATCGCGATCATAGGCATCCTCGTCGCCATGCTGCTGCCTGCAGTCCAGGCGGCCCGTGAAGCCGCACGACGGGCGCAGTGCCAAAACAACTTCAAGCAGCTCGGACTCGGCGCGCTGAACTATGAGCTAACGAACAAAGAGCTGCCGCCCTCTTATCTACGCGTCTATGCGGGCGTCCCACTGCGACCGAAGGGGCATAGTACACTGACGTTCATCCTCCCCTACGTCGAAGAGACCACGCTCGCGGACGCTTACGATTGGGAACAGGACTGGGACCAAGCCGATCCCAGCAAACCCCTCGATAACCGGACGATCACCAACACCCGAGTGCCTTCGTTTATCTGCCCGACGGTCTCTGACTCGCGGCTAGAGTACCCGGGCACGTTCGACTACGGGGTATGCGATAAGATGCTGGTCAATAACGACTACGGACTCGATGAACTGCTCGAGAGCGGAGCGGTCCAGCCACGTCCGAACGCCGATGGCCAGTACGTGAGTCTGCTCTTTACGAAAGTAAAAAACGCCGGCTCGTCGAAGGAGACCTTCATCATGCCAAAGCTGCGTCACGCTACGGACGGCCTGTCGCAGACATTCATGTGGTTCGAATCCGCCGGTCGGCCTCTCAAGTACACCGCTGGCAAGCCACAAGCCAACGCGCGCGGCGAGGCCATCCTCACCCAGGGCGGTGACTCCTGGGGTAACTGGGAGAATTGGTACTCCGTCCACGACCGCTGCGGCAACAGCTTCATGAATTGCCACAACAACGAAGAGATCTACAGCTTCCACGAAGGCGGGGCGTTCTTTGGCATGGGCGACGGCGCCGTGCGATTCTTCTCCGAATCGATTGATCCCGACGTCTTTGTCTCGCTCTTCACGCGCGACAGCGGTGACGTCATCGATGCTTCGAGGATCTAA
- a CDS encoding DNRLRE domain-containing protein codes for MRVRPAILSRSAAKTAAASAVLAMTGASAFAVTGTVAFQQGIDGYTGTANRVIDERIGTSEFDGATVERYFLDGYSQSSNSPDVQGLFRFDNIIGGGAGQIPAGAYVLEANFQIMTSFAGNAQTNGPFAVSGLLAPFDNNTSYIDFPGGRGPWWQDGTATRPAGSFSGNQPGQVAITDIRSLVQDWADNPSTNYGVAVAAGFPGTSDGWGINSPGHSFPEFRPRLSVTYTTEPITERVFQRGLNGYDGNTMIRMNGGADINDPSDDETTDGLTYTQEFLDGADYNSNDVGSLIKFDDVFGAGANQSPADVPVAKAWMVLTVGDLSTAAGSPGDWHVHAMKQDWDTTSLYSDFDLGFNPEKPTDRLGADIGPALDTIQGVNLGSELWFDVTSYLEGVRNGADDFGLAVLAGTPDGIQIHFNGSDLQEARPRLVVASGMIPVVGPTLAGDFNNDGVVNAADYTVYRDNLNTSFDLGGNGDESGGSAGVVDAADYALWSANYGATAGGNGLQAVPEPMGVMLVGAGLAMTFGRSRRR; via the coding sequence ATGAGAGTGCGACCCGCGATCTTGTCCCGTAGCGCCGCGAAGACGGCCGCGGCTTCGGCCGTGCTGGCGATGACCGGCGCGAGCGCCTTCGCCGTCACCGGCACCGTTGCATTCCAACAAGGCATCGATGGCTACACCGGCACCGCGAATCGTGTGATCGACGAGCGTATTGGCACGAGCGAATTCGATGGCGCCACCGTCGAACGCTACTTCCTCGACGGCTATTCGCAATCTTCGAATTCACCCGACGTTCAGGGTCTGTTCCGTTTCGACAACATCATCGGCGGCGGCGCGGGCCAGATCCCCGCGGGCGCGTACGTGTTGGAAGCGAACTTCCAGATCATGACGAGTTTTGCAGGCAACGCGCAAACCAACGGCCCGTTCGCTGTTTCGGGCTTGCTGGCGCCGTTCGACAACAACACGTCCTACATCGACTTCCCGGGCGGCCGCGGCCCGTGGTGGCAAGACGGCACCGCGACTCGACCGGCCGGCAGCTTCTCTGGGAATCAGCCCGGTCAAGTCGCGATCACCGACATCCGCAGCCTGGTGCAGGATTGGGCGGACAACCCCAGCACTAACTATGGTGTTGCCGTTGCCGCCGGTTTTCCTGGCACGTCGGATGGTTGGGGCATCAACTCCCCCGGTCACTCTTTCCCTGAGTTCCGTCCGCGTCTCTCGGTCACCTACACGACCGAGCCGATCACCGAGCGCGTCTTCCAGCGGGGTCTGAACGGCTACGACGGCAACACGATGATCCGCATGAATGGCGGCGCTGACATCAATGACCCGTCGGATGACGAGACCACGGACGGCCTTACTTACACGCAAGAGTTCCTCGACGGCGCCGACTACAACTCGAACGACGTCGGTTCGCTGATCAAGTTTGACGACGTCTTCGGCGCCGGCGCGAATCAATCGCCCGCCGACGTGCCCGTCGCCAAGGCGTGGATGGTTCTCACCGTTGGAGATTTGAGCACGGCGGCCGGCTCGCCTGGCGACTGGCACGTCCATGCTATGAAGCAAGATTGGGACACGACGAGCCTCTATTCCGACTTCGACCTCGGCTTCAATCCCGAGAAGCCGACCGATCGCCTCGGCGCCGACATCGGCCCCGCGTTGGACACCATCCAGGGCGTCAATCTGGGCTCGGAGCTCTGGTTCGACGTCACCAGCTATCTCGAGGGCGTCCGTAACGGCGCCGACGACTTCGGCTTGGCGGTTCTCGCCGGTACGCCGGACGGCATCCAGATCCACTTCAATGGCTCGGACCTTCAGGAAGCCCGGCCGCGTCTGGTCGTCGCCTCAGGGATGATCCCGGTCGTCGGGCCGACGCTCGCCGGCGACTTCAACAACGACGGCGTTGTCAACGCGGCTGACTACACGGTCTACCGCGACAACCTCAATACGAGCTTCGACCTCGGTGGCAACGGCGACGAGTCGGGCGGCAGCGCCGGCGTCGTGGACGCCGCCGACTACGCCCTCTGGTCCGCCAATTACGGCGCCACCGCGGGCGGCAATGGGTTGCAAGCCGTGCCGGAGCCGATGGGCGTGATGCTCGTTGGCGCCGGTCTGGCGATGACGTTTGGCCGTAGCCGCCGGCGATAG